From the genome of Streptomyces sp. V2I9:
AGAAGGCGACCCGTGTCGGCCGGCACGGGCAGCGAACTACCCAACAGGGGCGGTGACTTACATGATCCTGGCAGCAGAGAAGGGCGACATCACCACCATCATCGGCGGAATCGCTCCGGACTGGGGGCCGTTCGGGACGCTGGGCAACGAGGCGCGCATCATGATCGAGGTGGTGATGGCCATCGCCATCCTGCTCTGCCTCGGCATCGCGATCTGGGGCGCTGCGAAGCAGCGGATCGGCGCGACGGCCCTGCGCGACACGTTCAGCGCGGAGCAGGGCAAGGGCCTGATCGTGGCCGGGCTGACCGGGGTCTTCATCATCGGCTCCCTGGGAACCTTGTTCACCATCGTGTACGGAATGGCCGTCTGACCCGCAGTCGGCCATTCCGCTCCGGGCCGTCCCAGCCCGTCCCCCACCGTCCGCCCGTCGTGCCCACCGACTGAGGTCGCGTTTCCCTGATGTCGAGTCACCCCACCGCGTTCGAGCGGCAACCAGCACAGCCGGCGCCGTCCTGCGCGGTTCCGCACACGACCGAGGGAGCGAACGCGGCATGAGTCCCGGTGACGAGCACGACTACCGTTCCGCGGACCGCGGGGGACGCTCGGACGACCCGTACAGCACGCTCGGCGGCACCCGCCAGACCCGCACCAGGCTGCCCGAGAGCGATGCGGGCCGTCCCCAGGCGCGCCCCGCCCGGAACTCCCGTTCCCTGGTGATGATCGTCGGCATCGTGGTCCTCCTCATCGCCGCCCTCGCCTTCGCCAACCGCGGCGGTGGCAGCGAGGACGACGCCTCACCCGGCGCCAAGGGCCGCGGCGGTGCGGGAAGCGCCCCCACCGCCGCCACCGGCACCAAGCCCGTCCAGGGCAAGAACGGCACGATCCCCTCCGGCTTCGCCCGCGACGAGCAGGGCGCGCAGAGCGCGGCGGCGAACTACGCGGTGGCGCTCGGGTCCGCAGAGATGTTCAACGCCGAAACCCGCCGCGGCATCATCGATGCCACGCACGATCCTGCGGTGGTGTCGAAGCTCCAGGCCGATCTCGATGCCGCCTATTCGCCCTCCTTCTACGCGAACGTCGGCCTCACGGAGGACGGAACCCCGCCCCCAGGGCTCACTTTCGTCTCAAGGACCGTGCCGGTCGGCACCAAGGTCGTCGAGACGAACGAGGACACGGCCACGGTCGAGGTCTGGTGCACCGGACTGGTCGGACTGGCCGGAGAAGGGGCCACGAAGCCCGTCACCGGCACATGGTTCACCATCACCCAGAAGCTCAAGTGGACTGCTGGGGACTGGAAGATCTCTTCGTCGAGCCAGACGGAAGGGCCGACGCCGGTCAACGGGGACAACCGTGCCTCGACAGCTGACGACATGGCAGACGCGGTCGACGGATACGGAGGCTTCACCTATGCCCGATAGCCAACGGTTCCGCAGGCTGATGCGGACCGGTATCTCAGCCGTCCTCCCTGCGCTCGCGATCGGCACGGCACCGCGAGCGACCGCCGCCCCGACGCCCACCCCGACCCCGTCGCCAAGTGGCAGCGAAAACCCCTGCGACCTCATCGTGGGGCCTCGCCCGTGACTACTGCGAGGACGGCGAGAACGCCCGCAGCGGCTCCACCGCCCGGTCCACGGACACCGACGCCCTCGACCCCCTCTCCTCCCTGGCCCGAGGCTGCGCCGACGCCGCCTCCTGGACCGTCGGCAAGCTCAGCGAGGCCGTCGAGTCCACGGCGAACGTCGACTTCACCAACCCCACGTTCCTCCAGCAGTACGCCGTCATCTTCGCGGCCTCCACCATCCTCACCCTCGTCCTCTGGCTGCTCGCCGTGGCCAAGCGCGCCATCCGCGGCGTGCCCCTCACCACCGCGATCTCCGAGGCCGTCGGGTTCCTCTGGCTCACCGTCCTCGCCTCGGCCTTCACCCCGCTGATCCTCTACACCATCGTCTCCGCCACCGACGGCGTCACCGAGGCCATCGCCTCCGCCACCGGCGGCCAGACCGACGTCTTCTTCGGCTCGTTCGCCGAAGCCCTCAAGAAGGGCGAGGACATCGGCGGCGGCCCGATCATGCTGATCGTCGTCTCGCTCGTCTCGGTCCTCGCCGCCGGCGTCCTCTGGCTGGAACTCGTCATCCGCGCCGCTCTCCTCTACGTCGGCGCGCTCCTCGGGATCGTCGTCTACGCCGGTCTCGTCGACAAGAACATGTGGGGCCACGTCCGCCGCTGGGCCGGCATCATGATCGCGGTGATCATGGTCAAGCCGGTCATCGTCATCGTCCTCGGCCTCGCCGGAGCGCTCTCCACGGGCGACGGTCCCGACGCCTTCTCCGCCGTCGTCTCCGGCCTCTCCATCATCCTGCTGGCCATCTTCGCCTCCGCCATGATCTACCGCTTCGTCCCCGGCTTCGGCGACGAGATCCAGGGCGCCCGCACCAACCGCAAGCAGGCCACCGACGGCTCCCAGGCCGCCGCCCTGATCAGCTCCCCGGCCGCCCTCGTCTCCCAGGGCATCAAGACCCACAGCGGCCGCACCGACCAGAACAGCGGCGGAGGCGGAGGCGCCCGCCCCGCCAACCCGGCCAGCGGCGGCGTCGCCGCCCACAGCTCCCGCCCCTCCGGCGGAGGCGGCGGAACCGGCGGCGGATCGGCCGCCCCCTCCCCCCGCAGCGGCTCCGCGCCCACCTCCGGCACCCCCCACAGCAGCCGCTCCTCCCGAGGCGGAGGCGGCTTCGGCACCACAGGTAACTCGAGCACAGGAGGTGGAGGGCGTTGACCACCCCGTCCCACACGATGGCGCCCCGCCGCACGTATCTCATCGGCCGCGCCCGGCCGAACGCGATCATCGGCAAGAACCGCGAGACCGGCGAGATCGCCCTGATCATCGTCGGCGCGTTCCTCGGCATGATGAGCGGGCTCCTCGTCCCGGTCCTCTCGATGCGCATCGTCTGCCTCGTGGGCTTTCCGATGCTCGCCCTCGCCGTCGTGTACGTCCCGTACAAGGGCCGCACCTTCTACAAGTGGTTCGAGATCAACCGCAGCTTCAAGCGCTCCCTGCGCCGCGGCACCGCCTACCGCTCCGGCGCCATGGAAGCGGGCATCAGCGCCACCGGCCGCGAGGTCGAGATCGGCCCGCCCCCCGGCATCGGCCGGATCAGCTGGCTCGCCGCCCCCTTCGGCCCCGACGAGATCGCCGTACTGCTCCACGCCGACCGGCGCACCGTCACCGCCGCCATCGAGATCGAGGGCCCCGGCGTCGGCCTCCGCGACAGCGAGGACCAGGAAGCCCTCGTCGACCGCTTCGGCACCCTCCTCAAGCACGTGGCCAACGGCGACGGCTTCGTCACCCGCCTCCAGATGCTCGCCCGCACCCTCCCCGCCGACCCCGACGCCCACGCCAAGGACGTCGCCCAGCGCGGCGACAAGAACGCCCCCGGCTGGCTCCAGGACTCCTACGACCAGCTCCAGTCCATGGTCTCCACCTCCAGCGAGCAGCACCGCGCCTACCTCGTCGCCTGCATGCACCACAGCCGTGACCTGGCCGCCGAGGCCAACGCCATGGCCCGCGCCGCCCCGCCCCCACGGCGGCCGCAAGCTCGACCGCGACGCCGGTCTCGCCGTCGTCATGGCCCGCGAGCTCACCGACATCTGCGCCCGCCTCGCCGAGGCCGACATCCGGGTCCGCCAGCCGCTCGGCCAGAGCCGGCTCGCCTCCCTCGTGCACTCCATGTACGACCCCGACCACCCCATCGACCACATCCAGGCCATGACCAAGCGCAACGCCTGGCCCGCCGAACTGGACGCGGTCGAGCCGACGTTCCTCCAGGCCAAGACCCGCGAGTCCACCACCCGCGCCCCCTGGTGCCACGCCACGGCCTGGGTGAAGGAGTGGCCGATGACCCCCGTCGGCGTCAACTTCCTCGCCCCGCTCCTCGTCCACACCCCCGACGTGATCCGTACCGTCGCCGTCTGCATGGACCTCGAACCCACCGAGGTCGCCATCGAACGCATGCTGACCGAGAAGACCAACGACGACGCCGAGGCCAGCCGCCAGGCCAAGATGAACCGCACGGTCGACCCCCGCGACATCGCCGCCCACGGACGGCTCGACCAACGCGGCGAAGACCTCGCCAGCGGCGCGGCCGGCGTCAACCTGGTCGGGTACATCACGGTGTCGTCCCGCTCACCCGAGGCCCTCGCCCGCGACAAGCGCACGATCCGCGCCTCCGCCGGCAAGTCCTACCTCAAGCTGGAGTGGTGCGACCGCGAGCACCACCGGGCCTTCGTGAACACGCTCCCGTTCGCCACCGGAATCCGCCGCTGACCCCGCGGCCTCCGCAGGAACGACACCCCACCCACCCGCGACACGAACCAAGAGAGGGCGCCCCCACCATGCGAGACCCCCTGTCCGCATTGTCGGAGGCCTTCACCTCCTTCCTCTTCGGCAAGGTGGAGACGACCCGCCTCCCCGTCCGTACGTCCACGGGCCAGGCCCAGGCCGTCTACCTCCCCACCGCCGCCCCCGGCCTCGGTGACTCCGGCGTGATCATCGGCCGCGAGGTCTACAGCGGCAAGGGCTACATCTACGACCCCTTCCAGCTGTACGGGCAGCAACTCCCCGCCCCCCACTGGCTCGTCCTCGGCGAGTCCGGCAACGGCAAGTCCGCGCTGGAGAAGACGTACGTGCTGCGCCAGCTCCGCTTCCGCGACCGCCAGGTCGTCGTGCTGGACGCCCAGGGCGAGGACGGCGTCGGCGAATGGAACCTCATCGCCCAGGAACTGGGCATCACCCCCATCCGCCTGGACCCCACCGCCGCGCTCAACGGCGGCATCCGCCTCAACCCGCTCGACCCCTCCATCACCACCACCGGCCAGCTCGCCCTCCTCCGCACGATCATCGAGGTCGCGATGGGCCACGGCCTCGACGAACGCTCCGGCTTCGCGCTGAAGGTGGCGCACGCCTTCGTCACCACCACCATCACCGACCGCCAGCCGGTCCTGATGGACATCGTGGAACAGCTGCGCCACCCCGAGCCCCGGTCGGCCGAGGCGATGAACGTGGACATAGACGACGTACGGGCCTGGGGCCTGGACGTCGCCCTCGTCCTGGACCGGCTGGTCGACGGCGACCTGCGCGGCATGTTCGACGGGCCCACGACCGTCGGCATCGACCTCGACGCGCCCCTCATCGTCTTCGACCTCTCGCACATCGACCGCAACTCGATCGCGATGCCGATCCTGATGGCCATCGTCGGGGTCTGGCTGGAGCACACCTGGATCCGGCCCGACCGCAAGAAGCGCATCTTCCTGGTCGAAGAGGCGTGGCACATCATCAACTCCCCCTTCGTCGCCCAGCTCTTCCAGCGCCTCCTGAAGTTCGGCCGCCGGCTCGGGCTCTCCTTCGTCGCCGTCGTCCACCACCTCAGCGACGTGGTGGACGGGGCCGCGGCGAAGGAGGCCGCCGCCATCCTCAAGATGGCGTCCACCCGCACGATCTACGCCCAGAAGACGGACGAGGCGCGAGCGACCGGCCGGGTCATCGGGCTGCCCCGGTGGGCCGTCGAGATCATCCCGACGCTCACCCCCGGCATCGCCGTCTGGGACGTCAACGGCAACGTCCAGGTGGTCAAACACCTGATCACCGAGGCCGAACGCCCCCTGGTCTTCACCGACCGCGCCATGACCGAGGGCTCGTCGGACGACCAGCTCCCCGACGACATCCGCGCCGCCGAGCTGGAGGCGGAGCAACGGGCGGCCCGGATCGAGCACCAGAAGCGGATGAACGAGTCGTCCGAGTCCACGGTGGCCTGACGTGGCACGTCAGCCGGTACGGGGCCAGGGCCCGGCCCATCACGACGGACCCCACGGCCACCGGGGCGAGGGCGGCATCCCGGACGGTCTGCTGATCGGCCTCCTGGGGTTGCTCCTCGCCGCCACCCTGGTCACCTGGACGGCCACCGGCCTGTCCGGTCTCCTCGCCCACGGGGCCTGGCCGGACGGCGTGACGTTCACCCGCGCCCCGCTCGCCCTGCGCGAACTGGCCACCTCCCCCCAGGACCTCTCCACCGCCTGGCCGGAGGCGTCCCGCACCCAGCTCTCCGGGTACGGCCTGTTCTGGGGCCTGTTCATCGGCGAACTGATGGTGCTGGTGGTCATCACGGTGTTCACGGTCGGCGTCGTGGCCCGCGGCCGAGCCGTCCGGGCACGCCGCCGCGAGGAACGAGTCCCGGACCCGTACGAGAAGCAGCGACGGGCACCTGAGGCGACCGGCCACGTCAGCGGGAACGGAAGCGAGAACGGGAGCGGAACCGGGAACGCTCCCCCGCACACCCCGGCGTACGACCACGGTCCGACGCACACCCCCGCCCCCGCCGCCACGTACGAGCACGAGTACGTATCGCCGCCGACCCCCGCATCCCCGAACGCCCCGGTGTCCACGCCCGCGTACGCGCCCCCGCCCCCCGGCGCGCATCAGCCGCCACGCTCCACCCCCGAAACCACCCTCCCCCAGCGCCTTCCCTCCCCGCGCACCCCCCTCCTCGTCTACGCACCCGCCGCCACCCGGCGCCCCACCGTCGTGCAGGCCGTCCATGACGCCGAGGGCCCCGCCCTCGTCGTCACCTCGGACCCCACCGTCTGGGCCGAGACGAAGGACGCCCGCGCCAAGGTCGGCCCGGTCCTCGTCCACGATCCGGGCCATCTCTGCGACACCCCGGCCCGCCTCCACTGGTCGCCCACCGCGGGGTGCGAGCTGCCCGGCACCGCCGACGCCCGCGCCGCCGCCCTGCTCGCCCCGGTCCGTCCGCGGGCCAGGATCGACGCGGCGGTCGCCGACACCGCGCAGACCCTCCTCCAGTGCTGGCTGCACGCCGCGGCGGTGGACGGCCGCCCTTTCCGCCAGGTCCTCCGCTGGGCCTCCGGCTCCGGCGCCCACGAACCCGTACGCCTTCTCCGTACGCACCCCAAGGCCGCGTCCGGGTTCGCCGGACTGCTGGAGTCCGCCCTCACCGCCTATCCCGAACGGCGGGAGGTGGCACAGGAACTGACGGTACGGGCGTTCGCCGCGCTGTCCACGGTCCACATCCGCGAGGCGTGCACGGCGAACCGAGCCGATTCCCTCGCGCTGGAATCTTTTGCCGCCGAAGGGGGAACGCTCTACCTGGTGGGCGAATCCATCGAGGATCCCCGCTCCCGCCCCGGCGCGATGCCCCTCCTCACCGCGCTGGCCGCAGACGTGGTCGAGCACGGCCGCCGCATGGCCGCACGGTCATCCGCCGGCCGGCTCGACCCACCAATGACGTTCGTCCTCGACGATGTCGCGGCCGTGGCACCCTTCCCCCAGCTCCCCGACCTCCTGACGACCGGTCAGGACCACGGCATGCCCGTCCTCGTGCTGCTCCGCTCCGAGGAACAGGGCCGAGCCCGCTGGCAGCACCCCCTGCACACTCCCGCACCAGGCACCGGATGATCCCCCTGCCCGGCCGACCCCACCGTTCACCAGGCCGCCGCCGAGGGGGTGGGGTGCCGTGCCGATGAGCCGGGCCGAAGCGGTCGCACGCGTGGAGCGGATCGTGGCGGGGGACTACCCGTCGGAGGACGAGCTGCACGGATGGCTGGAGGGCCTCGACAGAGCACTGGCCCGTCCGTCCGGCTACGTCAGCGACCCGATCCACTGGCCGCCGGCGGGTGAGCTCACGGCCGCCGAGGTGGTCGACCGGGCCCTGGCCTACCGGCCGATCGCCTTCTGACCGGGAGCAGCACCGACTACCGGAAGCCCCACCGCCGCGGCGCGGGCCGCCGAAGCCGCCCTACCCCTCGCGCCCGAGCACGTACTCCAGCTCCTGATCGCCCCGGTCGCCCGGAGCCGCGATCCGCCGGCCGGACGGGGTGAAGCCGAACTTCCGGTAGAAGGCGGCGGCCCGCGGGTTCTTCTCGTGCACGTAGAGGCGCACCCGCTCCATCCGGGGCGCGGACAACGACCAGGCCCACGTGACGGCTTCCCGGAACAGCGCGTCGGTCACCCCGGTCCCCCGCACCTCGGGCCGGACGAACACACCGACCACGTGCGCCTGGTCCACGGTGGCGGCCTCCCCGAACCGCACCTCGTCGTCCGGGCTCTCGACCAGCACGGTGACCGTCCCCACCCAGAAGCCCTCGGGCGACTCGGCGACGAACTGCCGGACCCGGCCGCCTCCGTCCTCGGCCGCACCGGCCGTACGCCCCTGCCAGAACGTGTCCGGTCGCGCCACCGCGTCCTCGTACGTCTCCAGGAACGCCACCGGAGCCGCCGGGTCCTTCAGCGCCTCCAACCGCAACTGCCGCGCCTGCGGCCACTCGTCGGCCCGCACGCCACGCACCACATAGTCCATGTCCCGATCCTCACCCTCACGCGCCCGACGTTCAACCGACTTGACCCGCCACCACCGGGCACCGAGCCGGGAAGAGCATGCCGGCAGAAACTGGTCCGGAACGCAGAAAAGCCCCGTGCCACAAGGCACGGGGCTTTCCCGGAAAAATTGTTCGGCGGCGTCCTACTCTCCCACAGGGTCCCCCCTGCAGTACCATCGGCGCTGAAAGGCTTAGCTTCCGGGTTCGGAATGTAACCGGGCGTTTCCCTAACGCAATGACCACCGAAACACTATGAAAATTTGAACACCGGGCAACAACACGGCCGTTCGTTATTTCAGAACTAACACAGTGGACGCGAGCAACTGAGGACAAGCCCTCGGCCTATTAGTACCAGTCAGCTCCACCCGTTACCGGGCTTCCACATCTGGCCTATCAACCCAGTCGTCTACTGGGAGCCTTAACCCTTCAAGAGGGTGGGAATACTCATCTCGAAGCAGGCTTCCCGCTTAGATGCTTTCAGCGGTTATCCTTTCCGAACGTAGCCAACCAGCCATGCCCTTGGCAGGACAACTGGCACACCAGAGGTTCGTCCGTCCCGGTCCTCTCGTACTAGGGACAGCCCTTCTCAATATTCCTACGCGCACAGCGGATAGGGACCGAACTGTCTCACGACGTTCTAAACCCAGCTCGCGTACCGCTTTAATGGGCGAACAGCCCAACCCTTGGGACCGACTCCAGCCCCAGGATGCGACGAGCCGACATCGAGGTGCCAAACCATCCCGTCGATATGGACTCTTGGGGAAGATCAGCCTGTTATCCCCGGGGTACCTTTTATCCGTTGAGCGACAGCGCTTCCACAAGCCACTGCCGGATCACTAGTCCCGACTTTCGTCCCTGCTCGACCCGTCGGTCTCACAGTCAAGCTCCCTTGTGCACTTACACTCAACACCTGATTGCCAACCAGGCTGAGGGAACCTTTGGGCGCCTCCGTTACTCTTTAGGAGGCAACCGCCCCAGTTAAACTACCCATCAGACACTGTCCCTGATCCGGATCACGGACCCAGGTTAGACATCCAGCACGACCAGAGTGGTATTTCAACGGCGACTCCACAACCACTGGCGTGGCCGCTTCACAGTCTCCCACCTATCCTACACAAGCCGAACCGAACACCAATATCAAACTATAGTAAAGGTCCCGGGGTCTTTCCGTCCTGCTGCGCGAAACGAGCATCTTTACTCGTAGTGCAATTTCACCGGGCCTATGGTTGAGACAGTCGAGAAGTCGTTACGCCATTCGTGCAGGTCGGAACTTACCCGACAAGGAATTTCGCTACCTTAGGATGGTTATAGTTACCACCGCCGTTTACTGGCGCTTAAGTTCTCAGCTTCGCCACCCCGAAAGGCAGCTAACCGGTCCCCTTAACGTTCCAGCACCGGGCAGGCGTCAGTCCGTATACATCGCCTTACGGCTTCGCACGGACCTGTGTTTTTAGTAAACAGTCGCTTCTCGCTGGTCTCTGCGGC
Proteins encoded in this window:
- a CDS encoding ATP-binding protein, producing the protein MRDPLSALSEAFTSFLFGKVETTRLPVRTSTGQAQAVYLPTAAPGLGDSGVIIGREVYSGKGYIYDPFQLYGQQLPAPHWLVLGESGNGKSALEKTYVLRQLRFRDRQVVVLDAQGEDGVGEWNLIAQELGITPIRLDPTAALNGGIRLNPLDPSITTTGQLALLRTIIEVAMGHGLDERSGFALKVAHAFVTTTITDRQPVLMDIVEQLRHPEPRSAEAMNVDIDDVRAWGLDVALVLDRLVDGDLRGMFDGPTTVGIDLDAPLIVFDLSHIDRNSIAMPILMAIVGVWLEHTWIRPDRKKRIFLVEEAWHIINSPFVAQLFQRLLKFGRRLGLSFVAVVHHLSDVVDGAAAKEAAAILKMASTRTIYAQKTDEARATGRVIGLPRWAVEIIPTLTPGIAVWDVNGNVQVVKHLITEAERPLVFTDRAMTEGSSDDQLPDDIRAAELEAEQRAARIEHQKRMNESSESTVA
- a CDS encoding type IV secretory system conjugative DNA transfer family protein, whose translation is MARQPVRGQGPAHHDGPHGHRGEGGIPDGLLIGLLGLLLAATLVTWTATGLSGLLAHGAWPDGVTFTRAPLALRELATSPQDLSTAWPEASRTQLSGYGLFWGLFIGELMVLVVITVFTVGVVARGRAVRARRREERVPDPYEKQRRAPEATGHVSGNGSENGSGTGNAPPHTPAYDHGPTHTPAPAATYEHEYVSPPTPASPNAPVSTPAYAPPPPGAHQPPRSTPETTLPQRLPSPRTPLLVYAPAATRRPTVVQAVHDAEGPALVVTSDPTVWAETKDARAKVGPVLVHDPGHLCDTPARLHWSPTAGCELPGTADARAAALLAPVRPRARIDAAVADTAQTLLQCWLHAAAVDGRPFRQVLRWASGSGAHEPVRLLRTHPKAASGFAGLLESALTAYPERREVAQELTVRAFAALSTVHIREACTANRADSLALESFAAEGGTLYLVGESIEDPRSRPGAMPLLTALAADVVEHGRRMAARSSAGRLDPPMTFVLDDVAAVAPFPQLPDLLTTGQDHGMPVLVLLRSEEQGRARWQHPLHTPAPGTG
- a CDS encoding e9imm peptide, with the protein product MSRAEAVARVERIVAGDYPSEDELHGWLEGLDRALARPSGYVSDPIHWPPAGELTAAEVVDRALAYRPIAF
- a CDS encoding GNAT family N-acetyltransferase; the encoded protein is MDYVVRGVRADEWPQARQLRLEALKDPAAPVAFLETYEDAVARPDTFWQGRTAGAAEDGGGRVRQFVAESPEGFWVGTVTVLVESPDDEVRFGEAATVDQAHVVGVFVRPEVRGTGVTDALFREAVTWAWSLSAPRMERVRLYVHEKNPRAAAFYRKFGFTPSGRRIAAPGDRGDQELEYVLGREG